The region TATCGCCATCGGATAAAGATCGGTAGTTTTCTAGGATTCGAGACTCAGCACTGTCAATTCCACTTTTCGACAGGAAGGCCTTCACGCCTGTCAGCACGTACTGAATGTCCACGCCTGCCCTCTCAAGAGCAGCCAGGTATCGCAAATCTGGCGAATTTGCGCCCTGTTCGTACGCTTTCTGTGTCCCTCGGCTGACACCTCCCAACACCCCGAAATCGGTTTGACTAAGGCCCAAACGGTCGCGCTCTTCTTTTAGGCGATCACTCACCCCATCAGAAATGTACATTTTTATGCGCAATCCTTATTGACTTGTATATTTTTCTGTTCAAGAATGCCCTCACACAAACACGAACGAACACACATGAACACTATGCCCGCCCCTTTGACACCCGAGCAAGCCCGCGCGGCTCTTGACCGCAAGGGCGTCAGCATTGCTGAGTTCTGCCGTAC is a window of Pseudomonas antarctica DNA encoding:
- a CDS encoding helix-turn-helix domain-containing protein, which encodes MYISDGVSDRLKEERDRLGLSQTDFGVLGGVSRGTQKAYEQGANSPDLRYLAALERAGVDIQYVLTGVKAFLSKSGIDSAESRILENYRSLSDGDKASVQRLTSALAVSTTN